A genome region from Acinetobacter lwoffii includes the following:
- a CDS encoding GmrSD restriction endonuclease domain-containing protein: MAKYSVHQHPIDTLLSWIKSGEIAIPEIQRPFVWSSSKVRDLMDSLYKGYPVGYIITWRNPDIRLKDGTLSAGKKVLIDGQQRITALTAAVVGQLVLDKDYKETNIRIAYNPTAKDDEPLFEVCNTAIERNPIWVNNIAPILNGDISISQARRAYMALNPDANEDFIEDKLEQLKAIKNRQIGIIELDSSLDIDTVTEIFIRINQKGVVLSNADFVMSKIASDEQFGGNRLRKMIDYFCHLLKDGSFNKIIKQNDKNFAATEDYKKISWIADIKDDLYQPNYIDVLRVAYTCQFNRGKFSDLVALLSGRDFENRRNIQSIAEESYHKLRQGLEDFFNQTNYQRFLTIIQSAGFIDKKLISSKTSLNFAYALYLQLRASKMPEPQIQNLVKRWYVVSLLTGRYSGSSESAIERDSKQILEKGIEGYLAQIEQADLDDGFWNYRLVNELDSSSTVNNAYLCYLAAQCKSNEQSFLSGSLTVRSLIEQRGDVHHVFPKDYLAKNGFKKSEYNQVANYVYTEQAINIKLGNASPKVYMEKIQNEIKLDKNEITSLKSIDGLDLNLQTHCIPSNLNQLDADQYTEFLNERRKLMAQKIKEFYKGL; this comes from the coding sequence GTGGCTAAGTATTCAGTACATCAGCATCCAATTGATACATTACTCTCTTGGATAAAATCAGGGGAAATCGCAATTCCTGAAATCCAGCGACCTTTCGTTTGGTCGAGTAGTAAAGTGCGGGATCTAATGGATTCGCTATATAAAGGTTATCCTGTCGGCTATATAATCACATGGCGTAACCCGGATATTCGTCTTAAAGATGGAACCTTATCCGCAGGAAAAAAGGTACTTATTGATGGACAGCAACGTATTACTGCATTGACTGCTGCTGTTGTTGGGCAGTTAGTGTTAGATAAGGACTATAAAGAAACTAATATTAGAATAGCATATAACCCAACTGCTAAAGATGATGAGCCCTTATTTGAAGTATGTAACACAGCTATCGAGCGTAATCCAATCTGGGTCAATAATATCGCCCCAATTTTAAATGGCGATATTTCAATATCTCAGGCTAGGCGTGCATATATGGCATTGAATCCAGATGCAAATGAAGATTTCATTGAAGATAAGCTTGAGCAGTTAAAAGCAATCAAAAATCGTCAAATTGGTATTATTGAATTAGATTCATCTCTGGATATCGACACGGTTACTGAAATTTTTATACGAATCAATCAAAAGGGTGTAGTACTCAGTAATGCAGACTTTGTCATGTCAAAGATTGCATCAGATGAGCAATTTGGTGGAAATCGATTACGTAAAATGATTGATTACTTTTGCCATCTTTTGAAAGATGGTAGTTTTAATAAAATCATTAAACAAAATGATAAAAATTTTGCAGCTACGGAGGACTATAAAAAAATTAGTTGGATAGCTGATATCAAAGATGATTTGTATCAACCTAACTATATAGATGTTTTACGTGTAGCATACACGTGCCAATTTAATCGTGGAAAATTTAGTGATCTTGTGGCGTTACTTTCTGGCCGCGATTTTGAAAATAGACGTAATATACAAAGTATTGCTGAAGAAAGTTATCACAAGTTACGTCAAGGTTTAGAAGACTTCTTCAACCAGACAAATTACCAACGTTTTCTAACGATCATCCAATCAGCGGGATTTATTGACAAAAAACTTATTAGCTCAAAGACTAGCTTGAATTTTGCTTATGCGCTTTATTTGCAGCTTAGAGCATCAAAAATGCCTGAGCCACAAATTCAAAATCTTGTAAAACGCTGGTATGTGGTTTCATTACTGACAGGGCGTTATTCTGGATCTTCAGAATCAGCGATTGAGCGTGATAGTAAACAAATCTTAGAAAAAGGTATTGAAGGATACTTAGCTCAAATCGAGCAAGCAGATTTAGATGATGGGTTCTGGAATTACCGTTTGGTAAATGAGCTGGATTCTTCAAGTACTGTTAATAATGCATACTTGTGTTATCTAGCAGCACAATGCAAATCAAATGAGCAATCCTTCCTGTCTGGTAGTTTAACTGTACGAAGCTTAATAGAGCAAAGAGGGGATGTACATCACGTTTTTCCAAAAGACTATTTAGCTAAAAATGGGTTTAAGAAAAGTGAATATAATCAAGTAGCTAATTATGTTTATACAGAGCAAGCAATCAATATTAAACTAGGAAACGCTTCTCCAAAAGTGTATATGGAAAAAATCCAAAATGAAATTAAATTGGATAAGAATGAAATAACTTCTCTGAAAAGTATTGACGGTTTAGACCTGAATTTACAGACTCATTGCATACCAAGTAATTTAAACCAGTTAGATGCTGATCAATATACTGAATTTTTGAATGAGCGTCGTAAGCTCATGGCACAAAAAATTAAGGAATTCTATAAAGGTCTATAA
- a CDS encoding restriction endonuclease subunit S — protein sequence MNRNYSTLTSLLSKIVDNRGKSVPLADTGFPLIATNCIKHSSIYPTFENIRYINEETKANFFRAHPEPNDIIFVNKGTPGRVCLVPDPVNFCFAQDMMSFRCDPTKIDYQYLFAVLRSEYIQKTVENYHVGLVIPHFKKSDLVNLKIPRLKSRKEELLIGEFFLNVLKKIDTNVKIISQLSEFLVCIYNFWFKQFNFPNENNKPYKALGGKLVFNQTLNTMIPNKWEVKKIGDITKTCLGGTPNTKTDEYWSDGEIPWLSSAEVSNFPITSSLQKISKLGLENSAAQLLPKGTVVVSIVRYIRPSILAFDAATNQSVVGIKENEDLKSSFLYPYFLSEVPRLMSLRTGAQQPHINKGTIDNSLIVVPPNILLTKYYQIVDPMVEQINNLAFQNNLLQESLDFIMPMLLNEQISFKEAEAHIVKALS from the coding sequence ATGAATCGTAACTATTCTACTTTAACAAGTTTATTAAGTAAGATTGTTGATAATCGAGGTAAATCTGTACCTTTAGCAGATACAGGATTCCCTTTAATTGCTACAAACTGTATAAAGCACAGTAGTATTTATCCGACCTTTGAAAATATTCGTTATATTAATGAGGAGACTAAAGCAAATTTTTTCAGAGCTCATCCTGAACCAAATGATATAATATTTGTGAATAAGGGTACTCCTGGGCGAGTATGCTTAGTCCCTGATCCAGTAAACTTTTGTTTCGCTCAAGACATGATGAGTTTTAGATGCGATCCAACTAAAATTGATTATCAGTATTTATTTGCTGTTTTGCGTTCAGAGTATATCCAGAAAACAGTTGAAAATTATCATGTGGGGCTTGTTATTCCACATTTTAAAAAAAGTGATTTGGTGAATCTAAAAATTCCAAGATTAAAGAGTCGGAAAGAAGAATTATTAATAGGAGAGTTTTTTTTAAATGTTTTAAAAAAAATTGATACTAATGTAAAAATTATCAGCCAGCTAAGTGAATTTCTTGTCTGTATTTATAATTTTTGGTTTAAACAATTTAATTTTCCTAATGAAAATAATAAGCCATACAAAGCTTTAGGGGGCAAATTAGTATTTAATCAAACATTAAATACTATGATTCCTAATAAATGGGAGGTTAAAAAAATCGGAGATATAACAAAAACTTGCTTAGGTGGAACTCCTAATACTAAGACTGATGAATATTGGAGTGATGGCGAAATACCATGGCTCAGCTCTGCAGAAGTTTCAAATTTTCCTATAACAAGTTCTTTGCAAAAGATTAGCAAGCTAGGATTAGAAAACTCTGCTGCTCAGCTATTACCAAAAGGAACTGTAGTTGTATCAATTGTCAGATATATAAGACCTTCTATTTTGGCATTTGATGCTGCAACTAATCAATCAGTAGTAGGTATTAAAGAGAACGAAGATTTAAAATCTTCATTTTTGTACCCTTATTTTCTGTCAGAAGTTCCTAGATTAATGAGCTTGAGAACAGGAGCACAACAGCCACATATTAATAAAGGGACAATTGATAATAGTTTAATAGTGGTTCCTCCAAATATTTTATTAACTAAATACTATCAAATTGTCGATCCTATGGTTGAACAAATTAATAATCTGGCTTTTCAAAATAATTTATTGCAAGAGTCTCTGGATTTTATAATGCCCATGCTACTTAATGAGCAAATCTCATTTAAAGAGGCAGAAGCTCATATAGTAAAAGCTTTAAGTTAA
- a CDS encoding HsdM family class I SAM-dependent methyltransferase, whose product MVEIQFQQKVRELIDGLKAICANYGLGNDGNEFKIITQAFLYKFLNDKFAYEAKKVDSNLAQAKRWEDVLSKMSDDELEMLALQMQADTAILKPQHFISYLFSQQNEPDFSKLFDDTLRDISIQNNEIFAVQTDGGAKIKLFDELSQFISDPSKRDEFCKAIINELVEFSFERIFDQKFDFYASIFEYLVKDYNSNSGGKYAEYYTPHAVARIMAEILVPKDQQGKVKNVTCYDPAAGSGTLLMNVAHVIGETRCAIYTQDISQKSSNLLRLNLILNNLVHSIPNVVQGNTMLHPYHKDGNELKKFDYIVSNPPFKLDFSDFRDDLDTKANKERFFAGIPKIKARSKDKMEIFQLFLQHIIYSLKPNGRAAIVLPTGFITSQTGIDVSIREYIVKNKILAGVISMPSNIFATTGTNVSILFLDGNSKDNVILIDASDLGEKIKDGKNQKTILNGEEEKLIIDTFNNKSFQEGFSICLNYEQIQQKNYSFSAGQYFEVKFDNTDIGVEEFTNKINEMQNNLSILFSESSNLQSAISQQLNGLKYES is encoded by the coding sequence ATGGTAGAAATTCAGTTTCAGCAAAAAGTTAGAGAGCTTATTGATGGTTTAAAAGCTATCTGTGCCAACTATGGACTTGGTAATGATGGTAATGAGTTTAAAATTATCACACAGGCTTTCTTGTATAAGTTTCTAAATGATAAATTTGCTTATGAAGCAAAAAAAGTTGATTCAAATTTAGCTCAAGCTAAAAGATGGGAAGATGTGCTCTCTAAAATGTCAGATGATGAGTTAGAGATGCTTGCATTACAGATGCAAGCAGATACTGCGATTCTTAAACCTCAACACTTTATTAGTTACCTATTTAGTCAACAAAATGAACCTGATTTTTCTAAACTCTTTGATGATACATTAAGAGATATTTCTATTCAGAATAATGAAATTTTTGCAGTCCAAACCGATGGCGGTGCAAAAATTAAGTTGTTTGATGAACTTAGTCAGTTTATTAGTGATCCTTCTAAGCGTGATGAGTTTTGCAAAGCGATCATTAATGAATTAGTAGAGTTTAGTTTTGAGCGTATCTTTGATCAGAAATTTGATTTTTATGCTTCTATCTTTGAATATTTGGTTAAAGACTATAACTCGAATAGTGGTGGTAAATATGCGGAGTATTATACACCACATGCTGTAGCGCGTATCATGGCAGAGATTCTTGTCCCTAAAGATCAGCAAGGTAAAGTAAAAAATGTAACCTGTTATGATCCGGCAGCGGGATCGGGTACATTGTTGATGAATGTGGCTCATGTTATTGGTGAAACTCGTTGTGCCATCTATACGCAGGACATTTCACAAAAGTCATCAAATTTATTGCGACTAAATCTAATTTTGAACAATTTGGTACACTCTATTCCAAATGTAGTGCAAGGCAATACCATGCTTCATCCTTATCATAAGGATGGTAATGAACTTAAAAAGTTTGACTATATTGTTTCAAACCCCCCTTTTAAATTGGATTTTAGTGATTTTAGAGATGATCTCGATACTAAAGCAAATAAAGAACGTTTTTTTGCTGGCATTCCTAAAATTAAAGCTCGTTCCAAAGATAAAATGGAAATTTTCCAATTATTTTTGCAACATATAATTTATTCGCTAAAACCTAATGGAAGGGCTGCCATCGTTTTACCAACAGGTTTTATCACATCACAGACTGGTATTGATGTGTCGATCAGAGAATATATTGTTAAAAATAAAATTTTGGCAGGTGTAATCTCTATGCCGTCAAATATCTTTGCTACTACTGGTACGAATGTTTCTATTTTATTTTTAGATGGTAATAGTAAAGATAATGTTATTTTAATTGATGCTTCTGATCTTGGAGAAAAAATTAAAGATGGAAAAAATCAAAAAACTATTCTGAATGGTGAAGAAGAAAAACTAATTATTGATACGTTTAATAATAAATCCTTTCAGGAAGGTTTTTCTATTTGTTTGAACTATGAGCAAATCCAGCAAAAAAATTATAGTTTTAGTGCAGGACAATACTTTGAAGTGAAATTCGATAATACTGATATAGGTGTAGAAGAATTTACTAATAAAATTAATGAAATGCAAAATAATTTATCGATTCTGTTTAGTGAATCCTCCAATTTACAGAGTGCAATAAGTCAACAGTTGAATGGCCTAAAATATGAATCGTAA
- a CDS encoding type I restriction endonuclease subunit R, producing MKFNEDARVKIPTILHLTRLGYKYLSLKEHKWDMESNIFPEIFLESVSRINPSFEKDDIQRELQDLKLTLDNDDLGKVFFSKLINRAGIKLIDFENINNNTFNVVTELTCQNGDDEFRPDITILVNGMPLVFIEVKKPNNKDGVLAERDRINKRFQNSKFKRFINITQFMIFSNNMEYDDEAIQPIMGAFYATPSYHKPSFNYFREEEIFNLTHLLSPLAESEEIRILKDNNFEVIRNSPEFITNKDPNRPTNRICTSLLSRERLAFMLRYSIAYVETENGVQKHIMRYPQLFATKAIERKLDEGIRKGIIWHTQGSGKTALTYYNVKFLTDYYQRNNVIPKFYFIVDRLDLLQQAQGEFASRGLVVHTINSRDEFTKDIKATKVIHNNSGKPEITVINIQKFADDPTIVSTKDYSVDIQRVYFLDEVHRSYNPKGSFLANLDVSDRNAIKIGLTGTPLLGTDYNSRSLFGDYIHKYYYNASIADGYTLRLIREDIQTNYKIALQEALAQAEVKQGDVDKKIIYAHPMFVEPMLDYIVQDFENSRGACNDPTIGGMVICDSSEQAKQMFEIFNAKYKKDNDATKTDTSYTEHLKEKNKVKSAALILHDVGDKQERKDWIDAFKAGKIDFLFVYNMLLTGFDAPRLKKLYIGRVIREHNLLQALTRVNRTYKDFRYGYVVDFADIRKEFDATNKAYFEELQAELGDEMDSYSHLFKSKEEIDQEINQLKDLLFRFDTDNMEHFSEQIQQIADRKKVLELKKSLADAKSLYNLMRLQGEYEQLRSLDFEKINIMFRETSNHLDMLNLKESIENGEDTTNLLNLALEDVIFKFHKIAEEELVLADQLKDTLRKTREALASNFDQQDEKFISLKEELERLFKKKKLSEVTQQEMVSNIGTLQQIHDRIKELNRANKQLSDKYKGDIKFTRVHKRLHEQGDISKSERQIYEALIGLKKDADERVLDSESVLDNGAYFARVMMPNIIKRFKNEQNIALNPTTTRYINQLVVNEYLKEFNGGSGQW from the coding sequence GTCTAATATTTTCCCTGAAATATTCTTGGAATCAGTAAGCCGAATTAATCCTTCATTTGAAAAAGATGATATTCAAAGAGAGTTACAAGATTTAAAGCTAACTTTAGATAATGATGATTTAGGGAAAGTATTCTTCAGCAAGTTGATCAATCGTGCTGGTATCAAACTTATTGATTTTGAAAATATCAATAACAATACGTTCAATGTTGTTACGGAGCTTACTTGTCAAAACGGAGATGATGAATTTCGTCCTGATATTACGATCCTAGTCAATGGTATGCCTTTAGTCTTCATTGAGGTGAAGAAACCAAATAATAAAGACGGTGTCTTAGCAGAAAGAGACCGAATAAATAAGCGTTTCCAAAACTCTAAATTTAAAAGATTTATCAACATTACTCAGTTCATGATCTTCTCAAACAATATGGAATACGATGATGAGGCTATTCAGCCAATCATGGGAGCTTTTTATGCCACTCCGTCGTATCACAAGCCAAGTTTTAATTATTTCCGAGAAGAAGAAATTTTTAATCTCACTCATTTATTGAGTCCTTTAGCTGAATCAGAAGAAATTCGTATTCTTAAAGACAATAATTTTGAGGTGATTAGAAATAGCCCTGAATTTATTACCAATAAAGATCCTAATAGACCTACCAACCGAATTTGTACTTCTTTGCTAAGCCGAGAGCGCTTAGCATTTATGTTACGTTATTCAATTGCTTATGTGGAAACAGAAAATGGTGTGCAAAAACACATCATGCGTTATCCACAATTGTTTGCAACTAAGGCAATTGAAAGAAAATTAGATGAAGGCATCCGTAAAGGAATTATTTGGCATACTCAAGGTAGTGGTAAAACAGCATTAACTTACTATAACGTCAAATTTCTGACAGATTATTATCAACGAAATAATGTAATTCCTAAGTTTTATTTCATTGTGGATCGACTTGATTTACTACAGCAAGCACAGGGTGAATTTGCTAGTCGTGGGCTAGTTGTACATACGATTAACTCTAGAGATGAATTTACTAAGGATATTAAGGCAACTAAGGTCATCCACAATAACAGTGGCAAACCAGAGATTACTGTAATCAATATCCAAAAGTTTGCAGATGATCCAACTATTGTGTCTACAAAGGATTACAGTGTTGATATTCAGCGTGTTTACTTCTTAGATGAGGTACATCGTAGCTACAATCCTAAAGGTAGCTTTCTTGCAAATTTAGATGTTTCTGATCGTAATGCAATTAAAATTGGTCTGACAGGGACTCCTCTATTAGGAACGGATTACAATTCAAGATCGTTGTTTGGAGATTACATTCATAAGTATTACTACAATGCTTCAATTGCTGATGGCTATACATTACGTTTGATTCGAGAAGATATCCAAACGAACTATAAAATTGCTTTACAAGAAGCATTGGCGCAAGCAGAGGTTAAGCAGGGAGATGTCGATAAAAAAATTATTTATGCGCATCCAATGTTTGTAGAACCAATGCTCGATTACATTGTTCAAGATTTTGAGAATAGTCGTGGTGCTTGTAATGATCCGACAATAGGTGGAATGGTCATCTGTGATAGCTCAGAACAAGCGAAACAGATGTTTGAAATTTTTAATGCAAAATATAAGAAAGACAATGATGCTACTAAGACAGATACGTCTTATACAGAGCATTTAAAGGAAAAAAACAAAGTTAAATCTGCTGCGCTCATTTTACATGATGTGGGTGATAAACAAGAGCGTAAAGATTGGATTGATGCTTTTAAAGCAGGAAAAATTGATTTTCTCTTTGTCTATAACATGTTGCTAACTGGTTTTGATGCACCTCGATTAAAGAAGCTTTATATTGGTCGTGTGATCCGAGAGCATAACTTGCTTCAGGCATTAACTCGTGTGAACCGTACTTACAAGGATTTTAGGTATGGTTACGTTGTTGACTTTGCAGATATTCGAAAAGAATTTGATGCAACAAACAAAGCCTATTTTGAGGAATTGCAGGCAGAGTTAGGTGATGAGATGGATAGTTACTCTCATCTCTTCAAGTCTAAAGAAGAAATTGATCAGGAAATTAATCAATTAAAAGATTTGTTATTCCGTTTTGATACGGACAACATGGAACATTTCTCAGAGCAAATCCAACAAATTGCTGACCGTAAAAAAGTATTGGAACTTAAGAAAAGCTTAGCTGATGCAAAAAGCTTATATAACCTCATGCGTTTACAGGGTGAATATGAGCAACTACGTTCTTTAGATTTTGAAAAAATCAATATCATGTTCCGAGAAACAAGTAACCATTTAGATATGCTGAATTTAAAAGAGAGTATTGAGAATGGCGAGGATACTACGAATCTACTCAATTTAGCGCTCGAGGATGTGATTTTCAAGTTTCATAAAATTGCTGAAGAGGAGCTTGTTTTAGCAGATCAGCTTAAAGATACATTGCGTAAAACGAGAGAGGCTCTAGCAAGTAATTTTGATCAGCAAGATGAAAAGTTTATCAGTTTAAAAGAGGAACTCGAACGGCTGTTCAAAAAGAAAAAATTGAGCGAAGTAACCCAACAAGAGATGGTTTCAAATATTGGTACATTGCAACAAATTCATGACCGTATAAAAGAATTAAACCGTGCAAATAAGCAGCTGAGTGACAAATACAAGGGCGATATTAAGTTCACACGTGTACATAAGAGACTGCATGAGCAAGGGGATATTTCAAAGTCTGAAAGGCAAATTTATGAAGCTCTAATTGGTTTAAAAAAGGATGCAGATGAGCGTGTTTTAGATAGTGAAAGTGTATTGGACAATGGAGCATACTTCGCTCGGGTGATGATGCCAAATATTATCAAACGCTTTAAAAATGAACAGAACATTGCATTAAATCCAACGACTACACGGTATATTAACCAGCTTGTGGTAAATGAGTACCTCAAAGAGTTCAATGGTGGTTCAGGGCAATGGTAG